A window of the Hordeum vulgare subsp. vulgare chromosome 5H, MorexV3_pseudomolecules_assembly, whole genome shotgun sequence genome harbors these coding sequences:
- the LOC123398685 gene encoding F-box/kelch-repeat protein At5g26960 encodes MQRRDPDPLRRAPEATVMAADSCHSRSISWFVKSCIPADPDRHISVPIPIPAPAAASSTTSLCFPAQPQPPISALPDDLILECLVRVPRVSLPPLPAVCRRFADLLASQAFLQLRRARGQLQPSLLALSVPAHGGAFAQALLQFRPEQQQQQLQVAALPLPLALLHCGGSVFAHARAVALGREIFLVGRGATLRVDALTGAARACAPTLFPRKKFAAAAVGGRIYVAGGSARTAAVEEYDPVADAWRVVSEAPRRRYGCAGAGAGGVFYVAGGVAVSGDGARALGAHVCAGSVDALHVASGSWARPRALPGGGCVVGACGVGDHLYVVASHAVELSFWRWHGGAGRGSDLRAGGGWVALEAPPMPRGSVGLGMAVRVTMAGIGRETVTAVMSAAAVRGHNAAGAGPFEGMVLAYNIAGGKWSRVPDLPPGFRRAACAGVEC; translated from the coding sequence ATGCAGCGTCGCGACCCCGATCCACTCCGGCGAGCTCCCGAGGCCACTGTCATGGCCGCAGACAGCTGCCACTCCCGCAGCATCTCGTGGTTCGTCAAGTCCTGCATCCCTGCCGACCCCGACCGGCACATCTCCGTCCCCATCCCCATACCCGCTCCTGCCGCTGCTTCCTCCACCACCAGCCTCTGCTTCCCCGCCCAACCACAACCGCCCATCTCCGCGCTGCCCGACGACCTCATCCTCGAGTGCCTTGTCCGCGTGCCCAGGGTCTCCCTCCCGCCGCTCCCCGCCGTCTGCCGCCGCTTCGCCGACCTCCTCGCGTCCCAGGCCTTCCTCCAGCTCCGCCGCGCGCGCGGCCAGCTCCAGCCCTCCCTGCTCGCCCTCTCCGTCCCCGCCCACGGCGGCGCCTTTGCCCAGGCACTGCTCCAGTTCcggccggagcagcagcagcagcagctccaggtcgccgcgctgccgctgccgctggccCTGCTGCATTGCGGCGGCTCCGTGTTCGCCCACGCGCGCGCCGTCGCGCTGGGCCGCGAGATCTTCCTCGTCGGCCGCGGCGCCACGCTGCGGGTGGACGCGCTCACGGGCGCAGCGCGCGCGTGCGCGCCCACGCTGTTCCCGCGGAAGAAGTTCGCGGCCGCCGCCGTGGGAGGGCGGATCTACGTCGCCGGCGGGTCCGCGCGGACCGCGGCGGTTGAGGAGTACGACCCGGTGGCAGACGCGTGGCGCGTGGTGTCCGAGGCGCCGCGGAGGCGGTACGGTTGCGCCGGGGCCGGGGCAGGCGGGGTGTTCTACGTGGCCGGCGGGGTCGCAGTGTCCGGCGACGGGGCCCGGGCGCTCGGGGCGCACGTGTGCGCCGGGTCGGTGGACGCGCTGCACGTCGCGTCCGGCAGTTGGGCGCGCCCGCGGGCGCTGCCCGGTGGCGGCTGCGTCGTGGGCGCCTGCGGCGTCGGTGACCATCTCTACGTGGTGGCCAGCCACGCGGTGGAGCTCTCCTTCTGGCGATGGCACGGCGGTGCCGGCCGAGGCAGCGATCTCAGAGCTGGTGGAGGGTGGGTGGCGCTCGAGGCTCCGCCCATGCCGAGGGGGTCGGTGGGGTTGGGCATGGCGGTGCGGGTGACGATGGCTGGCATTGGGCGTGAGACAGTGACAGCCGTAATGAGTGCGGCGGCAGTACGGGGGCACAATGCGGCGGGGGCCGGCCCGTTCGAAGGGATGGTGCTGGCCTACAACATCGCCGGCGGCAAGTGGAGCCGCGTGCCGGACCTGCCACCCGGGTTCCGGCGAGCCGCCTGTGCTGGCGTCGAGTGCTGA
- the LOC123398684 gene encoding protein FAR-RED IMPAIRED RESPONSE 1-like, producing the protein MMESNLISDEVVEQNMIFQEDDADVFFVEENGDHLEDQQVEPIMMLEPKKGLMFDSEDDAVKFYKGYARKKGFGVVRRTTRYDEDNKLDYFTLACSRQGKAQYSSKNSFKPNPSTRMQCPAKSNFSRRGDKFCISSVTVGHNHPISPSKSRFLRCHKKLDLHAKRTLELNDQAGIRMNKNFGSLVMQAGGYDKLQFGEKECRNYLQETRRLKLGAGDAHAVYQYFLRMQSKDPDFFHVMDVAEDGRLRNVFWADSRSRSTYESFSDVVTFDTTYLTNKYSMPFAPFVGVNHHGESVLLGCGLLSNEDTDTFVWLFKSWLCCMSNNPPNAIITDQCKAMQNAIGEVFPLARHRLCIWHIMKKIPEKLSGYEKYENIKYTLSNAVYDSLTKHDFDEAWLHMIEKYDLHDNEWLGGLYGNRNLWVPAYVKDTFWAGMSSTQRSESVNAFFDGYVNSRTTLKQFAEQYENALRDKVEKENKADSKSFQEVIPCITHYDFEGQFQAAYTNAKFEEFQDQLRGKIYCYPTLLYKEDSLFTFRVREDRKIFYEGEDGDIKEKWVILEFTVLFNQGECDVCCVCRLFEFRGILCSHILSVLALMEITEVPSKYILQRWRKDFKRKHTFMKCSYDDRLNTRVVQRYDNLCKRSRELAENGAESDALHDLVMDGFNELQIKIDTYRTTHKILEEDPTSKHDATMVNKEKIVLNTIHVRSAGRPPSKRKESKVDQVVKRLRAKKQQVSKSTKAVSSQKGRKLVPTEPSG; encoded by the coding sequence ATGATGGAGTCAAATTTAATTTCCGATGAAGTGGTCGAACAGAACATGATATTTCAAGAGGATGATGCAGATGTTTTCTTTGTGGAGGAGAATGGTGACCATTTGGAGGACCAACAAGTAGAACCGATCATGATGTTGGAACCTAAGAAGGGGCTCATGTTTGATAGCGAGGATGATGCTGTTAAGTTCTACAAAGGTTATGCAAGAAAGAAGGGGTTTGGTGTAGTAAGAAGAACCACTAGATACGATGAAGACAACAAGCTTGATTATTTTACTCTTGCTTGTAGTAGACAAGGGAAAGCTCAATACTCGTCAAAGAACTCATTTAAACCTAATCCATCGACAAGGATGCAGTGTCCAGCTAAGAGTAATTTTTCTCGCCGTGGAGATAAGTTTTGCATTAGTTCTGTTACCGTTGGCCACAATCATCCAATAAGTCCAAGCAAATCCAGATTTTTGAGGTGTCATAAGAAACTTGACTTGCATGCCAAAAGGACACTAGAATTGAATGATCAAGCAGGAATCCGAATGAACAAGAATTTTGGTTCTCTTGTTATGCAAGCTGGTGGCTATGATAAACTTCAGTTTGGTGAAAAGGAGTGCAGAAACTATTTGCAAGAGACAAGAAGGTTGAAGCTTGGTGCCGGAGATGCACATGCGGTTTATCAATACTTCCTTCGTATGCAGTCAAAGGATCCTGACTTTTTCCATGTTATGGATGTGGCCGAGGATGGACGACTGAGAAATGTCTTTTGGGCAGATTCAAGGAGTAGATCTACATATGAATCTTTTTCGGATGTCGTCACTTTTGACACTACATACTTGACAAACAAGTATAGCATGCCGTTTGCTCCTTTTGTTGGCGTAAATCATCATGGTGAATCAGTTTTGTTAGGTTGTGGTCTTTTGTCTAATGAAGATACCGACACTTTTGTCTGGTTATTTAAATCATGGCTATGTTGTATGTCAAACAATCCACCAAATGCTATAATCACTGACCAATGCAAAGCAATGCAGAATGCTATCGGAGAAGTTTTCCCTCTGGCGCGTCATAGATTGTGTATATGGCATATCATGAAGAAGATTCCTGAAAAGCTTAGTGGGTACGAAAAGTATGAGAACATCAAATACACATTGTCAAATGCGGTTTATGATTCCTTGACCAAACATGATTTTGATGAAGCTTGGCTACACATGATTGAGAAGTATGATCTCCACGACAATGAATGGCTTGGTGGGTTATATGGTAACAGAAATCTATGGGTACCGGCATATGTGAAAGATACTTTTTGGGCAGGAATGTCTTCAACACAAAGAAGTGAGAGTGTGAATGCTTTCTTTGATGGCTATGTCAATTCTAGAACAACTCTGAAGCAATTTGCGGAGCAGTATGAAAATGCATTACGAGACAAGGTAGAGAAAGAAAACAAGGCTGATTCTAAGTCATTCCAAGAGGTAATTCCATGCATTACTCACTATGACTTCGAGGGGCAATTCCAGGCTGCCTATACCAATGCAAAGTTTGAAGAGTTTCAAGATCAATTGAGAGGTAAAATATATTGCTATCCAACTCTGTTGTACAAAGAAGATTCACTTTTTACATTTAGAGTCAGAGAGGACCGCAAGATTTTTTATGAAGGAGAGGATGGAGATATTAAAGAGAAATGGGTTATTTTAGAGTTCACTGTTTTGTTCAACCAAGGTGAATGCGATGTGTGTTGTGTTTGCCGGTTATTTGAATTTCGAGGCATCTTGTGTAGCCACATACTTTCTGTGCTTGCTCTCATGGAGATTACAGAAGTACCTTCTAAGTATATACTGCAGCGATGGAGAAAGGATTTCAAGCGCAAACACACCTTTATGAAATGCTCCTACGATGATAGGCTGAATACACGAGTTGTGCAACGTTACGATAATTTGTGCAAGCGTTCTCGTGAACTGGCAGAAAATGGGGCTGAGTCTGATGCATTGCATGATTTGGTTATGGATGGCTTTAATGAGTTACagataaagattgatacataCCGAACTACCCATAAAATTCTGGAGGAGGATCCTACTTCAAAACATGATGCTACAATGGTAAACAAGGAAAAAATTGTACTCAACACAATCCATGTTCGCAGTGCCGGTCGCCCTCCCTCAAAAAGAAAGGAATCTAAAGTAGATCAAGTGGTCAAACGACTAAGAGCGAAGAAGCAACAGGTATCAAAAAGTACAAAAGCAGTGTCAAGTCAAAAAGGGAGAAAGCTTGTACCAACTGAGCCAAGCGGCTAG